The Theileria equi strain WA chromosome 2 map unlocalized gcontig_1105316255037, whole genome shotgun sequence genomic sequence AGTAGTCGTTTATTCGGTTAGAAAGTTGACTGTCCAAGGGCACCAGAAATAGGAATACATCCTCTGCCACGAGCTTATCACATGTACCATCAAGTTCTCCATCCATGCCCATAGCAAGTTAGAGTTTTCATCGCTATAGATAACTCCGTTATGTAACATGTATCTTAATTTTGCCGATGAAAGCGAACGGATCTGCCCTATCGACACACTACCACACACACGCATACATTTCTGGTTCGAGAGTACATTTTCTTTCCTGTTCACTCAGATTCATGGTATCTAGCACAGGGATCTTGGCTTCCATGGTTCGTATGAATTTGCTATCTACAATTCGTTCGTACGGTGCTTTCTCTGTTGGCAATATAGGGCTGAGTAGATTGGCCTTTTTTAACAGTTTTTCTCCGAGGTTCGCAGAAAATTCTTCTACTCTTTAGTATAAACCTGTGAATCATTAGCCTTTTAGGGTCTATAGTCGTTTAATCCCGCACTATTCAACTGTAAACAAGATGAGTTCTGTTTCTCCTGAAATAAAGGAGACCAACATAACCATTTTTCGTAAGTCACTATCATGTGATTTTTTATACACTAATATACTCAGACAAGATCGTGAGTGGTGAGATTCCATGCAAGAAGGTCTACGAAGACGACTTGGTTCGCTGCCTCACTACACACTCATCTATTTCAGGTTCTCGCATTTCACGACATAAATCCTCAAGCTCCTACTCACATTTTGGTTATCCCAAAGAAATTCGACGGCTTGTCAAGGCTAAGTGAAGCAACAGAGAGACACCAGAGTATCCTGGGTCACATGTTGGTCAAGGTTTGTTATACAATGCATTCACATGATCTGCGTTAGGTTTCGCATATAGTAAAGGAGAATGACCTTGGAGATTTCAGACTGGTAGTAAACAACGGACCGAATGCAGATCAAACTGTATTTTATCTTCATATGCACATTTTGGCTGGAAGGAATTTCTCATGGCCACCCGGTTAAACTGGAGGTTATAACTACTAATGTGTTCCTACATCGCTAGGGTAGGGTAACACCTCACTCGTCAATCTGTACTTTCATTTAcacatacacatttacgCTTCTATACGCTGTATCGTTTTAAACTTTACCACAAACAAGGCATTGTTGGTGCTCGTATCAAGTCGCGAATCATGTGTCATAATAACCCGAAAATGTGCAGATTCCCATTTTCCCATATGATATGTGGGTTGCTTGTTTACAGCATGACTTTCTATGGCGCAATCTCTGGGAGGTCCCCATCCTTACACACTCGGAGCTCATCATAACCCGTTGGGCAAGATCTTCATATAAATTCATCCTATCTATCGTGAGGTGTGcctccatccttttctttttttaCACCTCGTCCTTTTTGTTCAAGTTATTTTAATGATATTCTCTTCACTTTAATGTCTTATTATCCGTAAAAATGGTTTGTATCatgagtttatcctcttttaCCGGTCTAACGCTGTCAAGATCGACAAATGTGCACATTTTTCCCCAGCCTTGTGCTCCTGACTATTTTGGATTCCTGTTGCGTATTGCCGTTACTTTAGAGGCTTTCACGCCCAGATTTTGGCTATCCAGTATCTGTCTACTCTGGTTTATAACTAGTGATATCTACTTTATAACTAAATGCTCAGTTTTTTGGACATATCGTTGGACTCTTACTGTAACTAttaatttttcattcttaaAACTGTAGAGTTTTAACGAGAAGCATCTCTTTGCCAGAAATTTACGTTTATCTGCCCCTCTTTTGTCTCTTATATGAAACGTATACTATTTCCCGTGATTCCACCTTATCACCACagaatcttcctttacaaaattttatttCGGAGAGGTTTCTGAGGTTAACTTCCGGATCTATCGATGAATTTTTCTATTTAGCTCCCCTTTAGACTTCTTCCCTATAGGATTTATTGTCTTTAGGCCCAAATTCCATGAATTTTACAGATGTTTTAGCTTATCCGGTTACTCATGGAAATTTCACGTTCAGTTGGTTAGGGATCTGGAATGTATTTTCGGAAGCGAGAGAGCCTTTGGTTCACTCGCACCTTGGGAAAATGTTAGGCGCTTTGTGGTGTATTCACTACTAGGTAGATTAACCCTACATTTATTCCCGCACTTCTGTGTTACTTATTGTTTTGGAACTTCCGTAGTGTTAAATAACGCTATCTTATTTTGTGAAGTTTCACTATATTAAGTGTAACGCTTGAAGTCAGGCGTTTGTtgttttttgtattttgttATCTCATTTGTTTTTCTCGACTGTTCTTGTCACTCGGTGAGTAAAACTCCCGACAATTGTAAATTGTAACTCTTGTTTTTTGGAACAACGTAAGAAACCTCGTTGTTTACCAATATACTGTCTCGTTGCCCCCTTCATTTTTTGAATTTCCAGGTTTTTGTCATCTTGGTGGGGCctttttatactctttctTGTTTTATCCTCTTGACATCGTAGTTTTGGGGACCTCAATTGGATAACTGTAACTTTCTTACTCATAACGTATATTAAGTGCATTGTGGCACAATCTTGTTTTGTTTCGTATTTTGACTGCAGTTTTCACCTATCGTGATCTCCTTTGACATTCTTGCATTTTCTGACACATCTCTACTTGGGCATTTCGCATTTTTCCTACGGTTACCTCATTCTACACTTGCATTCCTACTGCATCTACATCTTTCTTGTCATCTCTGCATCTCTCTTGCTTTAACTATTGGCTGCTCTCTACTCCAACATACTGTTGACTGGACTGTGttatggactcggtggaattttatggagagtTGATAGATATTGAGGTTGTATCgactgacgtgagtgttgactgtactactgaCGACTGCGTggatacttgttcatcttgttccatggatagtctctctgacggtgagctagtcttgtgagggaggatgaatggaatagaGAGAATTATCAATGACTAATGGGTCCAGTGCACTCCTGAGGATATCTGGTTATTGTTGATTTAATACTGTTACCAACTAAGGACTACTTTTACCATAATAAGAATGAGTGGTAGATACATACACTTAGGAAGAGATGATAAGTGATGTGGAACTATGTATACCTAGATATCAGCAAGGACActgatggaaaagataGAAGTAATTACAAGGACCAGTGTGGATGTATAATCAGTCTCACCAGAACATATGATCCAAAATTGCGTACAGATCACAATAGGTTAACTGGTTACAAAGTATATACCCATACATTACCAAGTAGTTTGGTATGGAGATACTATCTTGGTGTAATAAATTACAAAAGTATTAAACAAGAAGGATTAGGTGGTTACAATAACTACAGCAATAGTAAATATGTTTCTGTATTTTATTGGAGGAATGACGATAAGAATTTACTTCCACTATTGATCGGGATAAATATTGGTGGaaaacaaaaatattttacgAAACAAAACATAAATAACGAATGGTGGAAAAAATACAATAAATCACCTTACTCCCCTGACTTTCATTTTAAAGATGTACTTGACAAGACCTTTAATAAAATCGTCATACTAAACCTGAATGCAGATGCAAGTAGTAGCTACTGTGGACATCCGTCCAAAGAAGACTTTAAGAAATCTTATGGATCAGATCTCAAACATGCAAATTGCGAATACATCACAATTTCTGTGACTTGGAAGAATAATACACCATGTCAAGGGTATGTTGCATTTACACATTATCCTGATAGTAGTTCAATGCGTATTCTTTCAACATGGCATAGCAACAAATTTCTTCCCTTCGAAAACAACTTGCTTAAATCGCAATACGAGTTGGCAACCGTATATTATGCAGAAAGTGATGACAACAAGAAACATCCTCTCCTTGTTGAGCTTAAAAAAACTTCTGATTTACGTGAATTTTATGAGCCTTATGGAAATACTTGGAAACAGGAATTTAAAAACTCAACCCACTATGATAGCCAACTGAAAACAAGAATTTTGAAGACGTTGGATAAATACTCCTGCAAACTACACGATGCGATTCCTGTTAATATTTCAAAGAAAAGTGGTAGTTACTATTGCGAGGGGAATTGTTCTAATAATCACAGAATTAATCTTggaaaagataaaaatagCAATAGTGGACTTGAAAATTATGAAGCGTATACCCATACACTTCTAAATGGTATCAGTTCTACAATTAGTAGATTTAGaaatgagaatgaaaatataattttaCATGGCCTTCTTCTCCCTATACATGCGGTTACTCAAATTACCGTATACTTTCCGACATGTACTACTAAAAGCATACCTATATTGATAAATATCTCAAATAGGAGCACTGAAAAAAACTGGTACCGCAGAGAGTCTAAAGAAAGACCTAATGAATGGATAGCAGTTGAAAGTGTCCTAGATAATATAAGACCAaatgatgaggataaagaAATAATCATAACTGTTCTTAATGAAATAGTAAAAGATTTGGGTATAGAAGGATGTAAAAAAAATCTAACAAAAGCTAAACCTAATATTCTCCCGCCTGGATACGTTTTAAAGGATTCTGCATTCATGAAGACATGTGGGATGGACATTAGAAGTAATTGTGATGGAGACGGATATGACGATGACAGTTTTCCTCAAATAATTAAGCCCAAAAAGGAGGAAAGTGTTGATAGTTTAGAAGTAAAGGTAACTGGAGAGCCTGCTGGTGCAAAAACCTTTGGTCATGGGTCCATCACTGGACAAAGTAATACGGAAATTATAAGTGGTGGAGGTAGTGTATCTACAGAAACTATTGTATCTATGGTAGATTGGAAACATATGGGAGCTGGAACGATGCATAAAGTGGAAGATACTGTGCCTAAGAGACAAACAGTTTTAACAATGACAGGTTCTAAAGATACTATTTCTTTTACCACCCCTGCTCTTCTTGGAACTCAAGGTGGTGGAGATACTATAATTGTTGGTGATACCACTATCTATACTGATCAAGAAGGAACATATAAAGCACGACTTCCTGATGGTTCTGAAGCACTAGTTATTGTCACTGCACCAGGTAAATTTTATGCTGTTGCCGCTCCTCCTACTGCTGAACTTGAGGGTTCACTTCAAGAACAATCTGTTGTCTCATCTGACCTAGATACTGCTGGACCTCAGAAACGtggtgaagatggagattcCGGTCAAGGTGTTAAAGGAAAAGCTAaacaagaagaatctaaaCCTGGTAATTCTGGTGCTACTACTGGAGGAGTCCCTGATGGACAGGCTCATACTGAACATAGTCTTGATAATAAAGCTAATGTTACTGCTGATACTAGCTTGGGTACTGAAGCTGGAACTACTGGTGTAAGTGGTAGTAGTGATGGTGGATCTCCTCCTCAACCTCATGCTGAAGAACCTCCTAAAGTTCCTCAACAAGATGTCCAATCTAACACAAATGCTAAGAATACTCAAGATGAAGGTGGTAATCCTGGAGGTGCTGGGTTGACTGGTGATAGAGGTATTTCCGGTCTTCCTGGACTAGGAGGTGTTCTTACTGGAACTGAAGGAGAAGCTGAAAAAGCTAATTCCGAAACTCTTGTTGGTGAACTTACTGGTACTACTGCTTCGGGTCAATCCAATGCTCAGCCTTTTATTTCCGGTCCTATTACTGCTGGTGGTCTAGCTGTTCTCACTGGTGCTGGCACATATGGTGGCCCTCTTGCAggagctggtggtcttactggacttggttggtgggcCTATAAGAGCTTTAAAAAAGATCCCTGGGTAAGACAAATATAATGGGTACTACAGAGAATCAGAAGATAGACAACCAAGAAATCCGTATCACGTGGCAACTTATCTACATGCATGATGtctccttttcattcccTGGACTATTCTGTTTACTCCTGACAGatctttcaagatttattttgagattgttATATTGTTTATGTTAATGGGTACTGAttagttggtcttaattttTTGGTTTGTTcttgtttcatgttagttgtttctgttcttgttgGGTTGTCATCCGTAGTCTAGTCTCTTCTCTGGGTTCTTCATTAGACTTACTTGCAATGAAGATTAGTCCCTCGTTCCTCGGGATTTGCATACCCCTTGTCTTCCATATTTAATTCCTTTATAGCTTGTATGGCTCATCATTCTTCTGGCAAAGTCTCAGATTCTAGTTCTTCAGTGTCCTCAGATGAATGTTTCTCGTTATCTTGACAGTTTTCCTTCGGTAGTATAGGTGTTCCCCCTTTCTGATTGTTAAGGTTCCTGTTGATTCGCTTCTTCCCATTCATTAGTATTGTCTCCCTTGTGCCAACTTTTC encodes the following:
- a CDS encoding protein kinase C interacting protein 1, putative (encoded by transcript BEWA_034790A); the protein is MVSSTGILASMVRMNLLSTIRSYGAFSVGNIGLSRLAFFNSFSPRVYSRLIPHYSTVNKMSSVSPEIKETNITIFHKIVSGEIPCKKVYEDDLVLAFHDINPQAPTHILVIPKKFDGLSRLSEATERHQSILGHMLVKVSHIVKENDLGDFRLVVNNGPNADQTVFYLHMHILAGRNFSWPPG
- a CDS encoding hypothetical protein (encoded by transcript BEWA_034800A), with the protein product MWNYVYLDISKDTDGKDRSNYKDQCGCIISLTRTYDPKLRTDHNRLTGYKVYTHTLPSSLVWRYYLGVINYKSIKQEGLGGYNNYSNSKYVSVFYWRNDDKNLLPLLIGINIGGKQKYFTKQNINNEWWKKYNKSPYSPDFHFKDVLDKTFNKIVILNLNADASSSYCGHPSKEDFKKSYGSDLKHANCEYITISVTWKNNTPCQGYVAFTHYPDSSSMRILSTWHSNKFLPFENNLLKSQYELATVYYAESDDNKKHPLLVELKKTSDLREFYEPYGNTWKQEFKNSTHYDSQLKTRILKTLDKYSCKLHDAIPVNISKKSGSYYCEGNCSNNHRINLGKDKNSNSGLENYEAYTHTLLNGISSTISRFRNENENIILHGLLLPIHAVTQITVYFPTCTTKSIPILINISNRSTEKNWYRRESKERPNEWIAVESVLDNIRPNDEDKEIIITVLNEIVKDLGIEGCKKNLTKAKPNILPPGYVLKDSAFMKTCGMDIRSNCDGDGYDDDSFPQIIKPKKEESVDSLEVKVTGEPAGAKTFGHGSITGQSNTEIISGGGSVSTETIVSMVDWKHMGAGTMHKVEDTVPKRQTVLTMTGSKDTISFTTPALLGTQGGGDTIIVGDTTIYTDQEGTYKARLPDGSEALVIVTAPGKFYAVAAPPTAELEGSLQEQSVVSSDLDTAGPQKRGEDGDSGQGVKGKAKQEESKPGNSGATTGGVPDGQAHTEHSLDNKANVTADTSLGTEAGTTGVSGSSDGGSPPQPHAEEPPKVPQQDVQSNTNAKNTQDEGGNPGGAGLTGDRGISGLPGLGGVLTGTEGEAEKANSETLVGELTGTTASGQSNAQPFISGPITAGGLAVLTGAGTYGGPLAGAGGLTGLGWWAYKSFKKDPWVRQI